In the Thermodesulfovibrionales bacterium genome, TTTCCTCAGCGAGACCACCCTCGGTCAGCCGACCACGCAGCTTTTAAAAATCCATGAAGCCAATGAGATTGCCCGGGCAGAACGCGGCATTTCGCATGCTGAACTGAAGAAATCCGAAGATGAGATTGTTCTTGCCGTACACCAGTTGTATTACGGATTGCTGGTAGCGTACAAGCAAAGAGAGACCGCCGAGGCCATGCTTATTGCAGCCGAGGAGAACCTCAAGGAGAATGAGGATGCTGTCAGGGCCGGCAATCTTCTCGATGTGGCGGTAACGGCAGGCAGGGCGAACCTGCTCCAGTCCAGACAAGAGCTTCTCACTGCGGAGAACAGGATTGCCGACCTGTCCTCGGAACTGAATGATCTGCTGGGCCTTCCAAGCGCCTCTCCCCTGGCAGTGGCCGAGGCCGGCCTCCCGGAGCTGTCGGTGCCGCCCAGGGAATGGTCTTACGAGGAGGCACTGTCCAGAAACCCGGAACTGCGTGGCGCACGCGAAACCGTAGAAAAGTCGCGCCACGCGGTGAACGCCGCCCATTACGAATACATCCCCGACATAACGCTGTTCGCCCGCCACCTCTACCAGGATGGTGCGTCGTTTCTGAAACATAATGTCGGGCTTTTTGGCGCAGAAATGACCTGGAACATTTTCGACTGGGGCAAACGAAAAGGTGAAATCGGCCAGAGGAGCGCTCAACTCTTACAGGCAGAAGAAAACCTCGCAAGAATAGACAACCGCATCAAGGTGGAACTCGACAAGGGATATCGAAAGCTTGAACGGACCAAAACGATGCTGGACGTTACCCATGAGACCCTTCTCTTGTGGAAGGAGAATGAACGCCTCAGCGGAGACCGGCTCAAGGCGGGGACTGTGACGACAGCCAGGCATGCGGAAACTGTTGCGGCGCTAAAGAAGGCGGAAATGGAGGCGCTTCAGGCCTCCCTTGAACATCGCCTCGCGCAAACCGAGCTTAACAAAACAATTGGGCTGCTTACGCCATCCCCAGATTAGGAGAACAAGAGGACAAGGTTAGATCATAACGAATGGGGCGGAGGATGAGAACCATGAAGATGAAAAACTCATTGCTGTCGTTGCTACTATTTCTTTTTGTAGCCGTAGTCGTAGGAGCTGTCATGCTGGCTATGCGCGGATCCTTGCCGCCAATCGCCTTGCCGGTTTTAGTAATTGCAGGTATAGTGACCTTGCTCTTGATATTCAGCGTCGGACAGTCGCGCGACTAAAAAGTTCCTTTTCACATAGGACTCCTGATGAGAGGGACAGGACTCGTGACCAGGACATAAATTTGAGATTCAGGAGGTAGATTTATGGAAGATATCAACCGAATTCCCACCACGGGGCTGCTCGATCCTGGAAAAATACTCGCCGTTCGGTGTTCCCCAAAAGAAGACCCACTATAGGCCTCGCTCACTAACCTCTTCTCAAGAACCCAGTGAGGGAAATGATCCTCACGTGCCGATACTTCCTCAACATAAGCATGGCCTTGTCGCCGGTTACAATTGCTTCGGCGTTGCCCGCAACCGCACATTCGAGAATACGGTTATCAGAATCACCGTCGAAAACCTTCAGCCATTCAGAAGGACGCACGATCTCCCCAATGCCCACAAGGTTGACGGCCACACGGCTTAATGCCTCTGCGTCTTTGCTGAATTTTTTGGCCAGCACAGTGAGGACTTCATCGATGATCTCTCGAGAGATAATAAGGGTATCTTTGCCGTCAATGACCCTCAGCACCGCAGCGTCCCCCTTGCCGCCGGGTAGGGTCAATGCGGAGATGAAAATATTACTATCAAAGACAACCCTCATTTCCTGAGATATCTTTCGAGGTCCTTCTCTGTCAGTACCCCCTTGTCTTTCGCCTTCTTGGACCAGTATCCCTGCATATCCCGGAATTCACCTTTCAGTCTCTTTTGCCTAGCTACCCTAAGGGCATCCTGGATGACCGCGCTTAGCGTCTTCCCCTCTTCCCTTGCAAGTGTCTCGGCATCGGCAGCGAGATCCGGTGGCAGTGATATTGTTTTCTTGACTGCTGTCGCCATTGGTTTGCTCCTTTCTCTGGTATGAATAAATACTACCAACAGACGGGCTGTGGTGTCAATGAGTATCGCTCACATTGGGCGTGGAGGAAACGTAAAAACTATTTATTGCCTGCGGTACTCCGGACATGTGCAAGAGCACGAAACGGTCCGGATTTCAGTAACCTATTGAACCTCCTCAAGTTTGACCGAAATAGTCATCCTCTTTTCATCGCGAATTATTCCGAGGTCTATCACATCTCCAATTCTGTACTTGTCAAATTCGTTCCTCAAGTCATCATATGATGATACAGGCTTATTGTTTACGCTTATAATGATATCGCCAAGTATTATCTCGCCCCCCCTCTGGCGCGTCCCTCTGAGACCAGCTGCCTCTGCGCTGGTCCCTTTCTGAACATTGATAATAAGAATCCCATCAATGCATTGTGTCAAGCATCAGGGGGGCTCTCGTCGCCGGCGATCTCGCCTCTTATCACCTTTTCCGCAGTGTCCTGCTCTTCCTTCTTTACGAGGATTGTAATCTCGCCCATCTTCCCGATATTGACCGGATAGGGACTCACCTTTGAAGACCTCAGGACGACGGATATACCGCCGCTTTCGAGGAGATCCTTGATCATCTCGGCTTCAAGGGGATCGTAGGTTATAAAGACTTCAGCCCAGTCTTCATCCATCAATCATCATAAAACCTTTCGGAGACCGAGAAGTAAATCTTCCCGGCCCGCTCATAGAGCTCAGGCTCTATCTCCTCTTTTCCAAGAACGTACCGGGGCTGTGTAAGCAAGTATCCTATGGTCTTACCTTTATACAGAACGCTCTGGACGTCTACATTCCTGTAGCCTGCTCCATGCCGCATAAAAGTCATCGCATCGTCGAAGGAGCCCTTCGTCATCATTATGTTGGAAGAGAAAGGAACAACCTCTAAGTCGCTTTCAGGACTCTTCAGAAATACGGCCCTGTACTTGTTATCACTTCCGGAACTATAGACGTAGGTGATATAACTCACCTTTGGTATAGCATCGATCATTCTGACGTCCTCCATCCGGATAGCCTGGGCACACGCTGTCGACAGGATCAAACAAAGAACGAACAAGGATTTCGGGCATTTCATCGTATTCGCCTCCTTTTCAAAGTCTCTGTCTCAGCCATCCACAAGCTAACTATAACGCCTTATGGTAGCGCTGTCAAACGACGCAGGTGTATCGCTGACTTGAACGTCGCAATCAGCTGTCAGGCAGGCATGGAAGATTTTGGCAAGGATATTGACTTTAAAATGATGCATGATTTAGTCTAACAATACTGTTCATTCCACCGTCAAACGAACCATGGATGGGAAGTTCGCTGGAGATACTGTCCGGATGGAAGAGAAGATACTCAAGTCCTTCGAAGAAAGCATAAGCGTAAAAGAAAAATTCATAAAGACACACCTCGGGGTGATCGTGGAAGCCTCAAAGATGATTGCTGAAGCCTTCAACGAAGGAAAGAAACTCCTTCTCTTCGGAAACGGCGGCAGCGCCACAGACGCCTCACATATGGCAGCGGAGTTTGTGAACCGTTTCAAGAAGGAGCGGCCAGGGCTTCCTGCAATGGCCCTGAACACGGATGTTGCCGTCATCACCTCCATAGCAAATGATTACGACTATTCCGAGATCTTTGCCCGCCAGCTCAAGTGTCTTTCTGAGGAAGGAGACGTAGTCATTGCCATAAGCACGAGCGGCAGTTCAGCCAATGTGCTGAAGGCGATGGATGCAGCAAAACGAAAGAAGCTCAGAACGATTGTCTTCACGGGAGCAAAGGGCGAAAAGTTGGCTTCAAAAGGCGAGCTTGCCTTTATCGTTCCATCGGACAACACACCGCGAATACAGGAAACCCATTCCACGCTCGGCCATGTCCTCTGCCAGATGGTGGAGGAAATACTCTTTGAGACCCATAGGAAGAGATAGGGCCAATCGCTTGAAGGGTCTGCGGGTTATCGGCATTGACCCCGGAAGTCGTATCTGCGGCTACGGAATCGTAGAGTGCGAAACCGGATCCAATGGGAAGGACGGGTGCCGCTATGTAGCGTCAGGGAGGATCGAGATGTCGCCGGCTGACGCGCTCCACGCAAGGTTGAACGATATCTATTCGGCCCTTGCCGAGATCATCAGGGAATACCGGCCCGTTGAGGCAGTCATCGAGCGTGTATTCTTCGCGAAAAGCGTAAAGGCAGCTCTGCATCTCGGCCACGCGCGAGGGGTCTCGATGCTTGCGGCGACGTCGCAGGGACTCAGGGTTTACGAATACTCTGCGCTGCAGGTGAAGAAGGCCCTTGTCGGTTACGGAAGGGCGGAAAAGAGCCAGGTCCAGGCGATGGTCAGGGCATTCCTCGATCTGAAGATCGCCCTCTCCCCTGACAGTGCGGACGCACTCGCCCTCTCGATCTGCCACCTGAATACCGTGAAGTTCCCGAAACGGTGATGGGAAATCCGTTATCAGTTATGAGTGAGAGAATACTCCTGAAATATGTTTCACATCGCACGGTGCGCCTCGCGGGGTCACGATGATCGGGTCCCTGAGAGGAAAGCTCATATCGAAGAAGCCCGACAATGTCATTGTCGAGGCCTGCGGGGTCGGCTATCTTGTGAACCTGCCTGTGAACCTTCTCTCCTCCCTTCCTCCTGAAGGCTCTCAAGTATTTCTTTCGGTTTACACCCACGTCCGGGAGGATGCTTTACAGCTCTATGGTTTTCCCTCTGAGGACGAAAAGCGGATATTTACGACTCTCCTGGGGGTGACGGGCATAGGTCCGAAGATGGCGCTCAATATCCTCTCGGGCGTAGCGTTAAAGGACTTTCTCCATGCCCTCGACACTGAGGATGTGGCGATGCTCTGCAGGATCCCCGGTCTCGGCAAGAAGACGGCCCACCGGCTCATCCTCGAACTGAAGGAGAAATTGCCAAAGGTCCAGGAACCGAAGGACAGAATATTCGAAGACACTCTTTCCGCCCTCGTGAACCTCGGGTATAAGAAGTCAGAGGCCCAGGAATGCCTTGAGAGGGCGATGAAGAGGGGGTTCACAACGATAGAGGACCTGCTGAAGGAATCACTGAAATATCTCACGGGAGGAAGCGATTCGCAGCGCGGGGGGACACGAGGTTGAAGAGGATCGACGATTCAGCTTCCGGCGGAGAGATAAGTCCGGTCAAGAGTCAGGAGGACCAGAATTTCGAGGCTGTCATCAGGCCGAGGACCTTCGATGACTTTGTCGGCCAGGACAAGATCAAGGAGAACCTCAAGGTCTTTATCACGGCGGCGATGCAGAGGCATGAACCCCTTGACCATGTGCTCTTCGGTGGCCCGCCTGGACTGGGGAAGACGACGCTCGCCAATATCATCGCGAACGAACTGAACGTGAATATCAAGACGACTTCCGGACCCGTGCTCGAAAGGCCCGGCGACCTCGCAGCCATCCTGACCAATCTTTCGGAGATGGATATTCTCTTCATTGATGAAATACACCGTCTGCCGAGGATCGTGGAAGAGGTCCTCTACCCTGCCATGGAGGATTATCAGCTCGATATCATCATCGGCCAGGGGCCGAATGCCAGGACCCTGAAACTCAGTCTTCCCAAATTCACCCTCATCGGCGCAACGACACGGGCAGGACTCCTCACGTCCCCGCTGCGGGACAGGTTCGGTGTCATAAACAGGCTCGAATTCTATGGTCCCCGTGAGCTCAAGAAGATCGTCTTCCGCACCGCAGCGATCTTCTCCGTCGTGATCACCGACGAAGCAGCCCTTGAGATCGCGAGGAGATCGAGGGGAACGCCGAGGATCGCAAACAGGCTCCTAAGGAGGATAAGGGACTTTGCCCAGGTGAGGGGGAACGGTGTTATCAATATAGAAATAACGCGCCATTCCCTCGATGCCCTTGATATCGATGAGAGGGGCCTTGATGAGATGGACAGAAAATTCCTCTCGACGATCATAGAGAAATTCGGAGGAGGCCCTGTCGGCATCGAGACGATCTCAGCGGCCCTCCGGGAAGAACGGGACACCCTCGAAGATGTGTATGAACCCTATCTGCTTCAGGAGGGCCTGATAGAGAGGACTCCCAGGGGCCGCCTCGCAACAAAACTTGCTTACAAGCACCTTGGCGCAAAAGCCCCGGAAGGTCTGTTCTGATGGTACATGAGATTCGTTCCTGCGAGCGTTGATGCGTGAGGCGGTTCAATCCCGCAACCCGGCCTAACCCCTCTCTCCTTCTTCCGTCTTTCCCATCGTTATAGCAAAGTTTTCAGGTGTGTGTGGCAGGGGGTTGGTCCCTATATCCTTGTCAACCAGACGCCGGTCCCCGAAGCTCATGAACGACCAGGGGTAAAGGCGCTTGATATCCGTTGGTTGAATGATTTAGAATTCATTAAAAGCCTTGACTTATACGAGACAGCTTCTGATTTCAAGGAGGTGTGCCATGCTTCTGAGACTCTACTTTAACGACCCGCCGGGCAGGACATGAAGTCATATCAGTTCTGTGGTTGCAGAACTCAAGAAACGCTATACCTTCGACGTCGAGATCGTAAAGAAGACCGACACCGGCGTCGTAAAGAGAATCTTCGCGCTCAAATTTCCCTCCGTCGAGATCGACGGCGAGAGAATTGCTGAAGCGCGGGACATCACTATTGAAGAGCTTGAACAATACATATGTCAACGTTGTTGATGCTGTAACGGCAGCGAGTTATAACAGCCTGTTCGCCGCAACGCCATGACCCAGATCGCACCGCATTTCCACGAAAAAAACAGCCCCAATCTCGGGAGATACAGGATCACCGCAATGTTCTATGACCTCCTCGACCTCCCCTGGGAGTTGATGTATAAGAAGTGGAGGCCCGTCCTCGTCGAAGATGTGCGGGGGTCAGTGCTTGAGGCAGGAATCGGCACCGGGAGGAACCTGAGGTATTATCATCACAATGTGACCCTGACCGCCCTTGACCTGAGCGCAGCCATGCTGAAGCGGGCAAAGAAGCGGGCGAAGGATGCGGCCTGCAGTGTCAACTTTGTTTGTGATGATGCCTGTCTCATGAAATCCATTCCGTCAGTCCGTTATGACTGGATCATCTCGACCTTCCTCTGCTGTGTCATGCCTGAAGAACTTCAGCCCCTTGCACTTGCGCAGTTTTCCCGGGTTCTGAAACCCGGCGGACATTTCAGGCTTTTGGAAATCATCTATTCGAAGACGCCCGCTCTGCGAAAACGGCAGGAGCTCTTTGCCAATTTTGTGGAAAAGGTCTATGGGGCTCGCTTTGATCGCAACACCCTTCACCTCGTCGAAAGCGCTCCGAGGCTGAAGGTTACCAAGACTCGCTTTCTCAAAGACGACACCTATCTGCTCATCGAGGGAATCAGGACTGCCGATGATTGAGCAGCGCAAAAAGCCCATGACACGCCTCCTCCTCTAATCCCAGTCGAGCAGCCTCTGCTCGCCTTCAAGTTTCCGGATTCCCGTGACATCCTGGCTCACCTCCATCGTCCCTCTGTAAAAGCCCTTTGCGTCACGCACGGCAAAGTATCTGATATGGATGAACCTGCCCTTCATCTGGATCCAGAAATCGGCAACGTCTCTCTTTCCGCTCCTGAACTCATCGAGAATCTTCTGGACTATATGGAAACTCTTTGGGGGATGGCACTTCTGGACCTTCCTCCCGATGACGCCGGGACTCCGCGGAAAGACCCTCTCTCGTGTTTGGGAATAGTAGACAATCTCATCGTTCTCATTCACAAAGGAGATGTCAACGGGCAGATGGGTAAGGAGGAGGTCCACCTGTTCGGGGGTCAGCCGGCCGGTGCTGAGACTCAGTTCCCCGGCCGCAACCGCTTTCTCTGCAGGGGAAACCTCAACAACAGGCATCCATCCCTTTTCCGGCTCGACCCAGGCATATCCGATCTCCTCTTCACCCTTTCTCACCTTAACCCAATCTCCTTCGCTCAGCATCTCCAAAGCCATGGGGAAGAGGATATGCTCTTCCTTGTAGATCATATCGATGATACTTTGCAGCAGGTACTTGATCGTCCCGTAAACCAGTGGCACCTGGAGCTCGGCAACCTGTCCCCTCGCGTACTTCAGCGTCTGGCGTACGTCGTCATGGATGGCCCACATGACCTCGGAGGGCCCGGTGATTTCGTGCAATTCGAGGACCGGGAACAACTGGTTCTCCTTTCTGAGGTAGTGGAGGTTGATATCAGACAATCGGTCTATGAGTTGAAGGAGACTCTTCCTATGCTGTCTGAAGACCTCTTTCTCAGGGGTATCACAGAGTTTCTCGAGGACGCCCTTAATCTCCAGCACTATTCCCTCGGCAACCCTGTTCTCTTTCATGAAGGTATGGAGGGGATGTCCGGCGGGTGCGGTCGGCGCCTCCTGTTTACCGAGAGCCTCCTTGAATACCTCAACGTGAACATCACAGAGGCGCTTAATCTCGGTCTCCGGCATACCCTCCGCCATGAGGTTCTGCTCCATCCTCGCTATCTCCGAGGGATCGATATCCTTGATAAGCTCATGGAACCTTCTCTTCAGGACCTCCATATCAACGCCCTTATGAAGGTCCTTAATGATATCCTTTAAGATCTCTTGCCGTGCCTCGGCGCCTGAAACCGCTCCGACCTCCTCTCCGACTTCTCTCGCAACAGTGACCCGCTCTCCCGTCTTTGCCTTGATTTCAGCGGCGATCTCGGCAAGCAACTCGTTGAGTTCAATTCCCCCTATGGCGGCAACATGGGACAAAGGGGCCACCTTCCCTACCGTCTTTCTCATCACCGTACTCTGCAACATCTTGAACTTCGGCGACCTGTTGACGAAAAAGTCCATCAAGAAGGGATAATCCTTTAAGAGGTCATCGATCTTTGTCTTCCCACTCAGTTCCATCTCTTCCTCCCGGACGTTATTCAGTGCTGATCAGACCCTTTGTGCCTTTCAGAAAGAGTCAGCGGATCTCACTCACTTGAATTGTATCGAAGAACCTGCTGAAAGGCAACAGAGAGAATACCGTGGCCATTTAACCCATCTGATAGAGCGCCTGTCTTTGTTGTACAATAGTCTCATAGACTAACCTTCACGTTGCATAACACTACCTTCTCCGGGAAGGCGGGCACGCACAGGGCTTCGATCTATTCCTGCTTGACCGTTGTTTGCAACATTAAGGTAAATGTTTCCTGGAGGGATAGGATGAAAAGGATTGCGAATTTCTTATTCGAGGCTGGGATGCTTAAGCGCACGCCAAGGACCGGCTTCCAGTTCCTCGGTTCCGGTGCTGAATCGGTCGCGGAGCATATCTTCAGGACGGTCTATATCGGTTACACCCTCGGCCATCTTGCAAAGGACGTTGACACAGACAGACTCATCAAGATCTGCCTCTTCCATGATCTCTCTGAAGCGAGGACGGGCGACCTGAATTATGTGAACAAGAAATATGTGACTGCTGATGAGGAAAGGGCCGTTCATGACCTTGCAGACACATTGCCCTTTGGCGACGAGATCAGAGAACTGATCACGGAGTTTATGGAAGGGGAAAGCCTCGAGGCCCGCCTTGCTTACGATGCAGACCAACTCGAAATCATCCTTGCTCTGAAGGAATACAAAGACCTCGGCAATACCTATGCCGACGAATGGCTCTCTTTCGCCGTCAGGCGTCTTAAAACGGACACGGCAAAGGAGCTCGCAGAGACGATCCTCGAGACAGACTCTTCCCTCTGGTGGTTTTCCGACAAGGGCGACTGGTGGATCAGAGGGGGCAAGGAAGGAAAGAAGAGCGGATCAGCAAAAAAGGCAAAAAAAAAGACCAACAAATAAATCACAGAGTCACAAGGGAACAAAGAACAAAGACTCCGCCTCGTCACCCACCTGTTCAGTCCACAAATGTCGAGACCATGGGAAAACGATTTGGTTAGGCTGCCCGAAGGGTCTTCGTCAACCTATCGGCAACAGCGTCAATAAACTCTTCAGTGAGCGCGTATTTGTCCACTTTCGGTTCGGCAATGAGCATGAGATCCTTTGTCATGATCCCGCTCTCGACGGTCTCGATAACGGCCTTCTCGATGGTACCGGCAAAACGGACAACCTCGGGGGTATTGTCGAGTTCACCCCTCTTCACAAGCGCGCCGGTCCACGCAAAGATCGTCGCGATGGAGTTCGTCGAGGTAGGATTCCCCTTCAGGTGCTCATAGTAATGTCTCTGCACGGTGCCATGGGCCGCCTCAAACTCATACTTTCCGTCGGGAGAGACGAGTACCGAAGTCATGAGTCCGAGGCTCCCAAAGCCCGTCGCTACCATATCGGACATCACGTCGCCGTCATAATTCATACACGCCCACATCATCCCGCCCTCAGATTTTATGATCTGCGCGACGGCGTCGTCGATTAGGAAATAACGGTACCGGATACCCTTCTTCTCGAACTCCAGCCTGACCTTCTCGACCTCTTCTCCGAAGACATCGCGGAAAAACCCGTGGTACTGTTTCGAGATCGTGTCCTTTGTCCCGAACCAGAGATCGATCTTCTCGCTGAGGGCATAATTGATGCAAGCCTTCGCAAAGCTCCTGATGGAAGACTCCGTGTTGTGCATGCCCATGACGACGCCGCGGCCCTTGAAAGCGCAGACCTTTACGGATTTCTTCCCATCCCCCTTTTCAGGAGTAAAAACGAGTTCAGCGGTGCCAGGCACGTCGACGACGAACTCGGCACTCTTGTAAATATCACCATAGGCGTGACGCCCGATGATTATCGGTTTCTTCCACCTGCTCACCGCGGGAGGAATATTCTTTATGATGATCGGCTTCCTGAATACCGTGCCGTCCATGATCGAACGTATCGTGGCATTGGGGCTCTTCCATTGCTCTTTCAGACCATATTCCCTGACCCTGGCTTCGTTCGGCGTAATCGTCGCACACTTCACTCCTATGCCTATCTCCTTCGTCGCCTCGGCCGCCTCCACCGTAACCTTGTCATCGGTATCGTCACGGTGTTTGATACCCAGGTCATAATAACGGAGATCAACGTCGAGGAAGGGCGTGATAAGCTTCGCCTTTATTGAATGCCAGATGATTCTCGTCATCTCGTCGCCGTCCATCTCGACGATGGGATTCTTCACTCTCAGTTTCGTAAACAGAAAACCTCCTTTGCCCGGCAAGGAGCGCTCTGATCCGTCATCCCCAGTCGTATCTATGCCTCCTTTTATGGTGTATATGCTGCTCGGCTGAGAGGGCGGCGACACAGCCGTTCGCCGCAGCCAGGACGACCTGTCTAACTTCCGTGCAGGTGACATCGCCGGCTCCGAAGACCCCGGGGATAGACGTCTCCATCATTCTGTTGGTAACGACGCATTCGATTTCGCTGAGCTCCACGGTGTTGCCGAGAAAATCAATAATAGGCTTGCTCCCATGGAGATAGATAAAGACCCCTGACAGCTCGAGGACCTTCTCATTCCGGTCGCTGTCGAACATCCGTAACTTTTCAACAACTTCATTCCCCTCTATGGCTGTTACACTATGCCCTGTCAGGACCCTGACCTTTTCTGCCTTCAGAACAGGATGATCTTCTGCCACTTTCAGTTTCTTCGAAGGAGCGATGAGGTACACAAGATCGGCAAACCCTGTGAGAAGTCCTGTCTCCTTCACCGCCTCCTCTGAATCGCCAATGACACAGACAGTCTTTCCCCGGTAAAAAGCAGCATCACATATGGCGCAGTAGCTCACACCCCTGCCAAGAAACTCGGCCTCACCCTTTATCGCAGGCTTTCGCCCCATCGATCCCGTGGCGATAATAACCGTCCTGCCCTGATACATGCCGTCCATGGTGTAGACCTCTTTTGTCTCGCCGTCGAGTTTGACTCCCACCACCTGTTTTTCGACATACTCGGCGCCGAACCCGATGGCCTGTTTCCTGAAGATATCGAGGAGCTCCTTGCCGCTGAGAGGTTCCATGAGCCCCGGGTAGTTCTCGATCCTGCTTGAATAGGCGATGGCGCCGGCTGATGCCGACTTATCCAGGATGATGGTCCTGAGGTTCGCCCGTGCTGCGTACTGGGCAGCAGTGAGTCCGGCCGGGCCACCTCCGACAATCACGACATCATATATGGTATCTGCCATGGAAAATCCTCCTCTCCGCAAGAAAGAGATCGACCATGAATCTAGAATCGTCTCATGATGTTGTAGCAGGTGTCCCTTTGAGCAGGTCTGAACCCCGCCGATTGAATGGCGCCGATGATGTCCTTCTTCGAAACCCTGAAGCCCACCCCCGTTGAAGCAACAACATTTTCTTCGATCATGGTCGATCCGAAGTCATTCGCGCCGAATCTCAGGGCAACCTGTGCAAGCTTCAATCCCTGGGTGACCCACGACGCCTGAATGTTCTCCACGTTGTCAAGGTAGAGTCTCGAGAGCGCAAGGACCCTCAGATAGTCGACGGCCGTTGCAGAATGGACTTTTCTTTGCCGGTTCAACTCCGTATTCCCCGGCTGAAAAGACCAGGGGATAAAGGCGGTGAAACCGCCTGTCCTGTCCTGAAGGTCGCGTATGCTGTCAAGGTGCTCAAGAATATCTTCAGGAGTCTCGACACTCCCGAACATCATAGTCGCCGTCGTCCGCATGCCGAGACGGTGGGCCTCCCCCATGACCTTCAGCCAGACCGGCGATTTTATCTTCCGGGGACTCAGGATCTCCCTCACCCTGTCCGACAGGATCTCTGCGCCTCCGCCCGGGATCGAATCGAGGCCTGCCTTCTTCAGGATGACGAGCGTTTCTCTGATTGTGAGGTTATGCCTGTCAGCAAGATAGGATACCTCGGGCGGTGAAAAACCATGGATATTCACTTCATACCGTTCTTTGATGACCCTCAGCAGATCGACATAATAATCGAGTCCGAGGTCAGGATG is a window encoding:
- a CDS encoding NADP-dependent isocitrate dehydrogenase, with the protein product MPGKGGFLFTKLRVKNPIVEMDGDEMTRIIWHSIKAKLITPFLDVDLRYYDLGIKHRDDTDDKVTVEAAEATKEIGIGVKCATITPNEARVREYGLKEQWKSPNATIRSIMDGTVFRKPIIIKNIPPAVSRWKKPIIIGRHAYGDIYKSAEFVVDVPGTAELVFTPEKGDGKKSVKVCAFKGRGVVMGMHNTESSIRSFAKACINYALSEKIDLWFGTKDTISKQYHGFFRDVFGEEVEKVRLEFEKKGIRYRYFLIDDAVAQIIKSEGGMMWACMNYDGDVMSDMVATGFGSLGLMTSVLVSPDGKYEFEAAHGTVQRHYYEHLKGNPTSTNSIATIFAWTGALVKRGELDNTPEVVRFAGTIEKAVIETVESGIMTKDLMLIAEPKVDKYALTEEFIDAVADRLTKTLRAA
- a CDS encoding FAD-dependent oxidoreductase, coding for MADTIYDVVIVGGGPAGLTAAQYAARANLRTIILDKSASAGAIAYSSRIENYPGLMEPLSGKELLDIFRKQAIGFGAEYVEKQVVGVKLDGETKEVYTMDGMYQGRTVIIATGSMGRKPAIKGEAEFLGRGVSYCAICDAAFYRGKTVCVIGDSEEAVKETGLLTGFADLVYLIAPSKKLKVAEDHPVLKAEKVRVLTGHSVTAIEGNEVVEKLRMFDSDRNEKVLELSGVFIYLHGSKPIIDFLGNTVELSEIECVVTNRMMETSIPGVFGAGDVTCTEVRQVVLAAANGCVAALSAEQHIHHKRRHRYDWG
- the mqnC gene encoding cyclic dehypoxanthinyl futalosine synthase, whose protein sequence is MRITREKALGLLKHSDLLELGELADAMRRSLHPEGIVTFVVDRNINYTNVCINRCTFCAFYRDVDSPDAYVLPMEELFKKIEETVALGGTQILLQGGLHPDLGLDYYVDLLRVIKERYEVNIHGFSPPEVSYLADRHNLTIRETLVILKKAGLDSIPGGGAEILSDRVREILSPRKIKSPVWLKVMGEAHRLGMRTTATMMFGSVETPEDILEHLDSIRDLQDRTGGFTAFIPWSFQPGNTELNRQRKVHSATAVDYLRVLALSRLYLDNVENIQASWVTQGLKLAQVALRFGANDFGSTMIEENVVASTGVGFRVSKKDIIGAIQSAGFRPAQRDTCYNIMRRF